Part of the Pseudomonas sp. M30-35 genome is shown below.
GATCAGGGCTAATAAGGCCAGTGCGCTGCATGCCAAGGTGGCCAGTTTTTCGCGCCTGCTTGGTTCGTGCTCAGGGTATTGGTCGTGCTGCATGGTGCTTCTCCTTGGGGGCGATGCCTTTGCGTTGCCGCGCTCAGACGGGGTTACTGTGCTTTGAATATCCAGCATTTGACGGTGGGTGATTTGGTGATGTTGTGGTTGTGCTTCATCGCTTGATAGCTGCGCACGGCGCTGTCTACTGCGCGGTTGGCGTCTACAAACTTGCGGCTGCGGCTTTCTTTGAGCAGGTCACGCAGTACGCCTACATCTGCCAGTTTTTGGCGGTGTTCGGCGGCGCGCTCACAGAACTCATTGAGGTTGATGGCAATGAGCTCGTCTTTTTTGCTGTGGTTGACCACTGGGCCATCAGCATCGAGGCCTTCGAGGTAGTCGTACACTTCCCAGAACTCAGCCATTTGCGGATGGTCTGCGCTGATCGAGGCTTGGCGCTCAATGGCCATGGCTATGATTTTGCGTTGCGTGCTGCTCACCTGAGCGTCTGTCAGATCAACGACTAAGCGAATGCCGTCGAGCAATGCCAGCAGTTGTGCGTGGTTTTTGATGATGCGTTCAACGCGGATGTAACCGCGCAGCGTGTTGCCGCACTTGCTACAGGCTGCTTGTTCACGCTCTGCCTGGTAATCAGTACCGCAGTTGATGCAGTTGCTGTTTAGGGTGCGCAAGCGTTGCTCATGTTCAGGGAACCGCTGCTCAAAGACCTCAAGCACCTTGGCCTCTTGTTTAACGGCCAATAGCAAAAAGTGGCTTAGCGTGTTTCCGTCGAGCATGTTCAGGCGTGCAGCTGCAGCGCGGCTCGCGGGTGTTACTTCTGGTCGCTTAAAGTGCAGCTTGCAGATGCGAGTCATGATCGCTTCGTGTGCAACTACCGCCGCGTTCTGGCTGATGGCAATGGTGCCGCGAAACGGTGGTTCATAGGTTTCATTGCCCGCTGTTTTCACGCCTTTGGTTGCGAGGGTGCCGCCGTTATAAAAGTCTTTCAGTTCATCCCATTCAAATGTTTTGGCGTGGCTTTTGTCATCGCCGTGGCGGTCGGCCTCAAGAAACACCACTGGCATGCCAGAAACTTGGCCCATTAAGCGTGAACGGCCCGCTTTGGTTGACTTCATTGGGTCGAAGCCTTCATAGCCGTCACGGCCCATCAATTTCCACAGCAAATTAAGCAGCGTCGTTTTACCTGCCCCGGCTTCGCCTGTGGCTTCCAAAAACGGGAACGATTGATATTTAACCCGAACTTGCTCAGCAAACAGCGACCCAAACCAAAAGGTGAGGGCGACCAGGCCTTGCTCTGCAAAGCAAGTCCAGAGCAGGTTTAGCCATTCTTCGTTGTAGTCTTTGTCGTTACGTTGAAGGTGAACCCGTACACCTTTCTGCAGGGTTTTTAAACGCAGCTTGCCGAACTCGAAATAGTCCTCATCATTGACTTCAAGCACTTGGCCGTCACGCACGGCAACATCGCCAAATACATAGCTTTTGTACTCTTTGCAGTAGCCCACATAGTCGATAGTTGTCACTGTTTTGATCCCGTAGAGTTGGTCTTTCATGATTTTGTCGAGCTGTAGCCCGGTGCCGGTAAACATTGCGCCCGCAGCCATGCCCAGCAGGCGCTTTTTAAATTCGCTTGCAGCGGCAAGTTGGGTGCTGGTGAAGGTGTTCTTTACGCTGGGTTCGTCGTGCGGGAAATCAACGCGCAGGTAGTACCAGGACTCATCCGTTACCTCGTTGCGTTGGTAGTAGAGCGCCTCGGGGTAGCAGTTGGCGATTTCTGCAGTGCAGCCCGATTCTTGCAGTGCCTTCTCACGCATTTGCCGGTCATTGAGCTGTTGGTCATCGTGATCTTCGCTGTCTTCCAGCGCGGTCATGGCCTTGTTGAACTTCTCCAGGTCGAGCTTGAACCAGTACAAGCGACTGTTAAAACCAAAGTGAAACTCGGCGCGTTTCTGCCATTCGTACATGATCAAAGCCTTCTCGCCGGGGCTCTCAGCAATCAACAACGCGCCGTGGTGGCGGGCTTCTTTGAGGTCAGCGGCAACGCGATCAGAGCGTTTGGCGGCATCTTCGATAAACACCCAGCGCTGATGTAGGTCGTTCCAATCGACTTTGCGGCCATTACGCTGAGGTATCTGCGCTGCCTCACAGGTAAAGCCCAGCTCGCGTGCTGCCTTTACAAATTTACGGGTGAAACGGTGGCCGCTGGGTTCGTTGTCTAATGCCCATACCAAACGTGGCAAGCGCTTGCCTGCGGCGCTGCGGTCTTTGATTAGTTGTTTGAGCGATTCATCAGGTAGGTTGCCAGAGCTCATGGCTGCAACGGCGGTAAAGCCATGGTGCTGCAGGGCCACGGCATCAAAGATGCCTTCAACAATCCACAGCTCACTAACCGCGGCTAAATCGACCTGTGGTGAGCACCACCAATGACCTTTGTAACTGGTGCCCGGTTTGAAGCGTGCTTTCTGTTTGCCAAAGCGCTCGGGGCGGTCAATAAGGCGCTCCCAATAACCGCCTTTAGGCAACGCAAAGCGCACCGTGGCGCTGCCTTCGTTAATGTCGCGGCACCAGAACTGCTCTTGTGTGAACAGCCCGTCAAGCAGCTCTAAGCGAAAGCCACGTGCAAACTCAAGGTAGGCGCGGGCTGTTGCTGTCGGGTTGTCGCTGGTTACAGGTGCGCGCTCGCTCCAATCGTTGAACAGGTCGGCGTATACGTCTTTAACATGGATCTGCGAACCGCACTTGCTGAGCCGCCCGCAATGCAGCATCCATGGTTTATCAAAGAAGCTGTACAGCTCTTTTTTGCTGCATACCGGGCAGGTGCCCTTGCGCAGATAGTTAGTGCCTGCGATATGCGTGAGGCCATAGTCGCGGTGCAGGCGGGTGAGAACTTCGGCCCTTAGTTGGTCGTGCATGATTGGCCTTGA
Proteins encoded:
- a CDS encoding toprim domain-containing protein — translated: MHDQLRAEVLTRLHRDYGLTHIAGTNYLRKGTCPVCSKKELYSFFDKPWMLHCGRLSKCGSQIHVKDVYADLFNDWSERAPVTSDNPTATARAYLEFARGFRLELLDGLFTQEQFWCRDINEGSATVRFALPKGGYWERLIDRPERFGKQKARFKPGTSYKGHWWCSPQVDLAAVSELWIVEGIFDAVALQHHGFTAVAAMSSGNLPDESLKQLIKDRSAAGKRLPRLVWALDNEPSGHRFTRKFVKAARELGFTCEAAQIPQRNGRKVDWNDLHQRWVFIEDAAKRSDRVAADLKEARHHGALLIAESPGEKALIMYEWQKRAEFHFGFNSRLYWFKLDLEKFNKAMTALEDSEDHDDQQLNDRQMREKALQESGCTAEIANCYPEALYYQRNEVTDESWYYLRVDFPHDEPSVKNTFTSTQLAAASEFKKRLLGMAAGAMFTGTGLQLDKIMKDQLYGIKTVTTIDYVGYCKEYKSYVFGDVAVRDGQVLEVNDEDYFEFGKLRLKTLQKGVRVHLQRNDKDYNEEWLNLLWTCFAEQGLVALTFWFGSLFAEQVRVKYQSFPFLEATGEAGAGKTTLLNLLWKLMGRDGYEGFDPMKSTKAGRSRLMGQVSGMPVVFLEADRHGDDKSHAKTFEWDELKDFYNGGTLATKGVKTAGNETYEPPFRGTIAISQNAAVVAHEAIMTRICKLHFKRPEVTPASRAAAARLNMLDGNTLSHFLLLAVKQEAKVLEVFEQRFPEHEQRLRTLNSNCINCGTDYQAEREQAACSKCGNTLRGYIRVERIIKNHAQLLALLDGIRLVVDLTDAQVSSTQRKIIAMAIERQASISADHPQMAEFWEVYDYLEGLDADGPVVNHSKKDELIAINLNEFCERAAEHRQKLADVGVLRDLLKESRSRKFVDANRAVDSAVRSYQAMKHNHNITKSPTVKCWIFKAQ